A DNA window from Streptomyces parvus contains the following coding sequences:
- a CDS encoding ThuA domain-containing protein: MRRPSLHRAGRVGRFPGGPSPLIAVTSLLALVLALLVASPTGAQAADAYRVLVYSEVTNSDHPSIPAGVAAVEKLGAEHGFAVEATADSSVFNDADLDRFQAVVFNNTNSTPETGDLLNAEERAALQRYIRAGGGWVGLHSASASERDWEWYEGLVGAIFDKHPTPQTGRIKVLDHAHPSTQHLPDLWERKEEWYNWRTNPTSKVHTLAQIKVRDGIDGLDEGVDHPFSWCQNYDGGRSWFTAGGHDKAAFEEEAFVQHLLGGIQWAAGAAEGDCTATRTGSFQRTPLATSDLADPFELAVAPDRRVFFAQRTGKLKVIDQETMKVSTALDFAYTPEMTSQSDGLLGLTLDPGFAENNWLYLLYSDKVEKRLNLSRFTADGNTVDPASEKRLLTVPTLRGEGRANSHMAGSLAFDKDGNLYAATGDNTDPFASDGFTPIDEGGGRRAWDAQMTAGNTNDLRGKILRITPKDDGTYSVPEGNLFAPGTEKTRPEIYAMGMRNPFRITTDPISGALMVADYGPDARQAKADRGPEGTVEYTRITEAGNFGWPYCIGDNTPFNDYDFATKTSGPKFDCSALVNDSPNNTGLRELPPAQPATVWYAYSASVEFPEVGAGGGGPMGGPVYDYDPDNAYRTKFPEYFEGKAFNYELTRRWFKTFSYQSEDQTFTDPRFGPVQAGDLQSINGIFEDMEWNQPFDADFGPDGALYVIDFGLGSGTGRGGSNEGAGIYRIDYVGDGRLPDAKISVDRDSGPDPLAVKFSSQGSGLPGDQPITYAWDFDGDGTTDSTEANPSHTYTAKGLHTARLSVTGPDELTALAVQDITVGNTRPEVTIQHPPEGGMFSFGDTIPFTVKVTDAEDDESGPIDCSRVVVQSQLGHDTHLHPLDNYTGCAGEIVTDAGDSHGPGQNLYYGITAQYEDKGAPDAPALTGSTSLTLRTSFREAEHRTATGGSNGGVEIGSRADASGGKRLIEIEAGDWVSFDPVNLKKVDSVTVGASSGGLGGTVEFRAGSPTGELLGSVKIPNTGGYEKLTSPTTELKDPGGSTTLYAVFTNPDWAPGKADLLSVDWLHFNGPGVEKKGGTKVTVKAGPASGTAPLAVSLSSAVKPAEGRTIASYHWDFGDNVKPSGTEGPTAAHTYDRKGAYTAHLTVTDNRGDTTTGAVRIDVK; this comes from the coding sequence ATGAGACGCCCTTCGTTACACCGGGCCGGCCGCGTCGGCCGATTCCCCGGCGGCCCGTCCCCCCTCATCGCCGTCACCTCGCTCCTGGCGCTGGTCCTCGCTCTGCTGGTGGCGTCGCCGACCGGCGCGCAGGCAGCCGATGCGTACCGGGTGCTCGTCTACTCCGAGGTCACCAACTCCGACCACCCCTCGATCCCCGCGGGCGTCGCGGCCGTCGAGAAGCTCGGAGCCGAGCACGGCTTCGCGGTGGAGGCCACAGCCGACTCCTCGGTCTTCAACGACGCGGACCTCGACCGCTTCCAGGCGGTCGTCTTCAACAACACCAACTCCACACCGGAGACGGGTGACTTGCTGAACGCGGAGGAGCGGGCCGCGCTCCAGCGGTACATCCGGGCGGGCGGCGGCTGGGTCGGGCTGCACTCCGCATCCGCCAGTGAGCGGGACTGGGAGTGGTACGAGGGCCTGGTCGGCGCGATCTTCGACAAGCACCCCACCCCGCAGACCGGCCGGATCAAGGTTCTCGACCACGCGCACCCCTCCACGCAGCACCTTCCCGACCTCTGGGAGCGCAAGGAGGAGTGGTACAACTGGCGCACCAACCCCACGTCCAAGGTGCACACCCTCGCCCAGATCAAGGTGCGCGACGGCATCGACGGGCTCGACGAGGGCGTCGACCACCCGTTCTCCTGGTGCCAGAACTACGACGGGGGACGGTCCTGGTTCACGGCGGGCGGGCACGACAAGGCGGCCTTCGAGGAGGAGGCGTTCGTCCAGCACCTGCTCGGCGGCATCCAGTGGGCGGCCGGTGCGGCGGAGGGCGACTGCACCGCGACGCGCACCGGTTCGTTCCAGCGGACCCCGCTGGCCACGAGCGATCTGGCCGACCCGTTCGAACTGGCCGTCGCCCCCGACCGCCGGGTGTTCTTCGCCCAGCGGACCGGGAAGCTGAAGGTGATCGACCAGGAGACGATGAAGGTCTCCACCGCGCTGGACTTCGCGTACACCCCGGAGATGACCAGCCAGTCGGACGGCCTGCTGGGGCTGACGCTAGACCCCGGGTTCGCCGAGAACAACTGGCTCTACCTGCTCTACTCCGACAAGGTCGAGAAGCGGCTGAACCTGTCCCGTTTCACCGCTGACGGCAACACCGTCGACCCGGCCTCCGAAAAGCGGCTGCTGACCGTGCCGACGTTGCGCGGCGAGGGGCGGGCCAACTCGCACATGGCCGGTTCGCTCGCCTTCGACAAGGACGGCAACCTGTACGCGGCGACCGGCGACAACACCGACCCGTTCGCCTCCGACGGCTTCACTCCGATCGACGAAGGCGGGGGCCGCCGCGCCTGGGACGCGCAGATGACCGCGGGCAACACCAACGACCTGCGGGGCAAGATCCTGCGGATCACCCCGAAGGACGACGGGACGTACTCCGTCCCCGAGGGGAACCTCTTCGCCCCGGGTACGGAGAAGACGCGGCCCGAGATCTACGCGATGGGGATGCGCAACCCGTTCCGGATCACCACCGATCCGATCAGCGGGGCCCTGATGGTCGCGGACTACGGCCCCGACGCCCGCCAGGCGAAGGCGGACCGGGGTCCGGAGGGCACGGTCGAGTACACCCGTATCACGGAGGCGGGCAACTTCGGCTGGCCGTACTGCATCGGGGACAACACCCCTTTCAACGACTACGACTTCGCGACGAAGACGTCCGGCCCGAAGTTCGACTGCTCGGCCCTGGTGAACGACTCCCCGAACAACACCGGTCTGCGGGAGCTGCCGCCGGCCCAGCCCGCGACGGTCTGGTACGCGTACTCCGCGTCGGTGGAGTTCCCGGAGGTGGGCGCCGGGGGCGGCGGTCCGATGGGCGGCCCGGTCTACGACTACGACCCGGACAACGCCTACCGCACCAAGTTCCCCGAGTACTTCGAGGGGAAGGCGTTCAACTACGAGCTGACCCGGCGTTGGTTCAAGACGTTCTCGTACCAGAGCGAGGACCAGACGTTCACCGACCCCCGGTTCGGCCCGGTACAGGCGGGCGACCTCCAGTCGATCAACGGCATCTTCGAGGACATGGAGTGGAACCAGCCCTTCGACGCGGACTTCGGTCCCGACGGGGCGCTCTACGTCATCGACTTCGGCCTCGGCAGCGGTACCGGCCGCGGGGGCAGCAACGAGGGCGCGGGCATCTACCGGATCGACTACGTGGGCGACGGCCGGCTGCCCGACGCCAAGATCTCTGTCGACCGGGACAGCGGACCGGACCCGCTGGCCGTGAAGTTCTCCAGCCAGGGTTCGGGGCTGCCCGGAGACCAACCCATCACCTATGCCTGGGACTTCGACGGCGACGGCACCACCGACTCGACCGAGGCCAACCCCTCGCACACCTACACCGCGAAGGGGCTGCACACCGCGCGGCTCTCGGTGACCGGCCCCGACGAACTGACGGCCCTCGCGGTGCAGGACATCACGGTGGGCAACACCCGTCCCGAGGTGACGATCCAACATCCTCCGGAGGGCGGGATGTTCAGCTTCGGTGACACGATCCCCTTCACGGTGAAGGTGACCGACGCGGAGGACGACGAAAGCGGGCCGATCGACTGCTCGCGGGTCGTGGTGCAGTCGCAGCTCGGCCACGACACCCATCTGCATCCGCTGGACAACTACACCGGCTGCGCGGGGGAGATCGTCACGGACGCGGGAGACAGCCACGGCCCGGGGCAGAACCTCTACTACGGGATCACCGCCCAGTACGAGGACAAGGGCGCTCCGGACGCCCCGGCGCTGACCGGCTCCACCTCGCTGACCCTGCGCACCTCCTTCCGTGAGGCCGAGCACCGCACGGCGACCGGTGGTTCCAACGGAGGTGTGGAGATCGGGAGCCGGGCCGACGCGTCCGGTGGGAAGCGGCTGATCGAGATCGAGGCCGGGGACTGGGTCAGTTTCGACCCGGTGAACCTGAAGAAGGTCGACTCGGTGACGGTCGGCGCGTCCTCCGGCGGTCTCGGCGGCACGGTGGAGTTCCGGGCCGGCTCCCCCACCGGCGAGCTGCTGGGTTCGGTGAAGATCCCGAACACCGGGGGCTACGAGAAGCTGACCTCCCCGACGACGGAGCTGAAGGATCCGGGCGGTTCGACCACGCTGTACGCGGTCTTCACCAACCCGGACTGGGCTCCCGGCAAGGCGGATCTGCTCTCGGTCGACTGGCTGCACTTCAACGGTCCGGGTGTGGAGAAGAAGGGCGGGACCAAGGTGACGGTGAAGGCCGGACCCGCGTCCGGCACCGCTCCCCTCGCCGTGTCGCTGAGCAGCGCGGTCAAGCCCGCCGAGGGCCGCACGATCGCCTCGTACCACTGGGACTTCGGCGACAACGTGAAGCCTTCCGGCACCGAGGGGCCGACGGCGGCGCACACCTACGACCGCAAGGGCGCCTACACCGCGCATCTCACGGTCACCGACAACAGGGGCGACACGACCACCGGCGCCGTCCGCATCGACGTGAAGTGA
- a CDS encoding transketolase family protein, which yields MDTMRDRFISTASQLLDEEPRLAVVLADISADGFAPARRAHPDRVINVGIREQLLVGAGAGMALTGMRPIVHTFASFLVERPFEQVKLDFGHQGVGGILVSAAGSYDWPAGGFTHMAPGDVALLDTLDGWTVHVPGHPDEAEALLREAVTGDDRVYVRLSLQENRVARPVSGGSGFSVVREGRRGTVIAVGPLLDNVLAATEGLDVTVLYATTVRPFDAVGVRRAAGAAATADVVVVEPYLAGTSSAAAGEALRDLPHRVLGLGVGRAELRRYGQMEDHVTAHGLDPQGLRERITGFLRP from the coding sequence ATGGACACCATGCGTGACCGATTCATCAGCACCGCCTCGCAGCTCCTGGACGAGGAGCCGCGGCTGGCCGTCGTGCTCGCCGACATCAGTGCCGACGGCTTCGCCCCGGCCCGGCGCGCCCACCCGGACCGAGTGATCAACGTCGGCATCCGGGAACAGCTGCTGGTCGGAGCCGGCGCCGGCATGGCGCTGACGGGAATGCGGCCGATCGTGCACACCTTCGCCAGCTTCCTGGTCGAGCGACCGTTCGAGCAGGTCAAGCTGGACTTCGGGCACCAGGGCGTCGGCGGCATCCTGGTGAGCGCCGCCGGCTCGTACGACTGGCCGGCCGGAGGCTTCACCCATATGGCACCCGGCGATGTCGCCCTGCTCGACACGCTCGACGGCTGGACGGTGCACGTGCCGGGCCATCCGGACGAGGCCGAAGCCCTGCTGCGGGAAGCGGTCACCGGCGACGACCGGGTGTACGTACGCCTCTCGCTCCAGGAGAACCGGGTGGCGCGGCCGGTGAGCGGCGGTTCCGGGTTCTCCGTGGTGCGCGAGGGGCGGCGCGGGACCGTGATCGCCGTCGGCCCCCTGCTCGACAACGTCCTGGCCGCCACCGAGGGGCTGGACGTCACCGTGCTGTACGCGACGACCGTGCGGCCCTTCGACGCGGTGGGGGTACGCCGGGCCGCCGGGGCGGCCGCGACCGCGGACGTGGTGGTCGTGGAGCCGTATCTCGCGGGCACCTCCTCCGCTGCGGCCGGCGAAGCGCTCAGGGATCTGCCCCACCGGGTGCTGGGGCTGGGGGTGGGCCGCGCCGAGCTGCGGCGGTACGGGCAGATGGAGGACCACGTCACGGCCCACGGCCTGGACCCGCAGGGCCTGCGCGAGCGGATCACCGGATTCCTGCGCCCCTGA
- a CDS encoding APC family permease has translation MTTPLLYFFILGDVLGAGVYVLVGQVAAESGGAIWVPLVVALCLALLTAASYAELVTKYPRAGGASHYATLAYGPFLGFLAGFCMLAAGVVSVAALARGFGGDYLTEFVTLPVVLVTVVFLALLALLNARGISESTRANVVATVIEVSGLLLVIGLGAWIVLRGDGDLGRLTDLGTSDEGPVAAVLSGAVLAYYSFVGFETSVNVAEETLEPRRSYPRALFGALLTAGAVYALVGAAASAAVPTKALTESSGPLLEVVRAAGGVPTELFGAVALVAVANGALLTGIMSSRLAYGMARDGLLPRFLTKVLPGRRTPWAAITTTTVLSLLLALTGDVSTLASTLVLLLLVVFFLVNTALFVLRRDATGRAHFRAPTVVPVLGALSCVLLATRIEQDVWLRGLVVLAVGAALGAIASVRSRRAS, from the coding sequence TTGACCACCCCGCTGCTCTACTTCTTCATTCTGGGAGACGTCCTGGGGGCGGGCGTGTACGTCCTGGTGGGCCAGGTAGCCGCCGAGTCCGGCGGCGCCATCTGGGTCCCCCTGGTCGTGGCCCTGTGCCTGGCCCTGCTGACAGCCGCCTCGTATGCGGAGCTGGTCACCAAGTATCCGCGGGCCGGCGGCGCCTCCCACTACGCGACTCTGGCCTACGGGCCGTTCCTGGGGTTCCTCGCCGGCTTCTGCATGCTGGCCGCCGGGGTGGTCTCGGTGGCCGCCCTCGCCCGAGGGTTCGGCGGTGACTATCTGACCGAGTTCGTCACCCTCCCCGTGGTGCTGGTGACGGTCGTCTTCCTCGCGCTGCTGGCGCTGCTGAACGCGCGAGGCATCAGCGAGTCGACCCGGGCCAACGTCGTCGCCACGGTCATCGAGGTCAGCGGGCTGCTCCTGGTGATCGGCCTCGGCGCCTGGATCGTGCTGCGGGGCGACGGAGATCTGGGCCGACTCACCGACCTGGGCACATCAGACGAGGGCCCGGTGGCTGCCGTGCTCAGCGGTGCCGTACTCGCCTATTACTCGTTCGTGGGGTTCGAAACCTCTGTCAACGTGGCCGAGGAGACCCTCGAACCCCGCCGCTCCTACCCTCGGGCGCTCTTCGGCGCGCTCCTCACAGCGGGCGCGGTGTACGCCCTGGTCGGGGCAGCCGCGTCCGCGGCCGTGCCGACGAAAGCGCTGACGGAGTCCAGCGGGCCCCTGCTCGAAGTCGTCCGCGCGGCAGGAGGCGTGCCCACGGAGCTGTTCGGCGCCGTGGCTCTGGTGGCCGTCGCGAACGGAGCCCTGCTGACGGGGATCATGTCCTCACGTCTGGCCTACGGCATGGCGCGGGACGGTCTCCTCCCCCGCTTTCTGACGAAGGTCCTTCCCGGACGGCGCACCCCGTGGGCCGCCATCACGACGACCACCGTGCTCTCGTTGCTCCTCGCGCTGACCGGCGATGTGTCGACGCTCGCCTCCACGCTGGTCCTGTTGCTCCTGGTGGTGTTCTTCCTCGTCAACACCGCGCTTTTCGTGCTCCGCCGCGACGCGACAGGTCGGGCGCACTTCCGGGCGCCGACCGTCGTTCCGGTGCTCGGTGCCCTGTCCTGTGTGCTGCTCGCGACCCGGATCGAGCAGGACGTCTGGCTGAGAGGGCTCGTCGTGCTGGCCGTCGGCGCCGCCCTGGGGGCCATCGCCTCGGTCCGGTCACGTCGGGCATCGTGA
- a CDS encoding VOC family protein, with amino-acid sequence MVDDLAGVRAFYGEVLDWTFRSGSLGDRFLLATAGGEPVAGPAAHRPGFPAASVWTPYFAVRDVDATAARIQERGATVAAGPMALGNGRVGLAADPDGATFGF; translated from the coding sequence ATGGTCGATGACCTGGCCGGGGTTCGTGCCTTCTATGGCGAGGTGCTGGACTGGACCTTCCGCTCCGGTTCGCTGGGCGACCGGTTCCTGCTCGCGACGGCAGGCGGGGAGCCCGTGGCGGGTCCGGCGGCGCACCGGCCGGGTTTCCCCGCCGCGTCGGTGTGGACGCCCTACTTCGCCGTCCGGGACGTGGATGCCACGGCGGCACGGATCCAGGAACGCGGCGCCACGGTCGCGGCGGGGCCCATGGCGCTGGGGAATGGGCGGGTCGGCCTGGCGGCGGATCCCGACGGGGCGACGTTCGGGTTCTAG
- a CDS encoding VOC family protein, protein MQTRDVFHAAMFYGDVLDWALEAIDILYRGDHVLVTLKGRVVRSLQGGSVQTAPQPHLRPRWLVSFVVDDMEQAVSAAMRAGGERPRPSSTWTPEGFSRVLQDPEGRLFSLAHRET, encoded by the coding sequence CTGCAGACCCGCGACGTGTTCCACGCCGCCATGTTCTACGGCGACGTCCTCGACTGGGCCTTGGAGGCCATCGACATCCTCTACCGGGGCGACCATGTTCTGGTGACGCTGAAGGGCCGGGTGGTTCGCTCCCTCCAGGGCGGCAGTGTGCAGACTGCGCCGCAACCTCATCTGCGCCCCCGCTGGCTCGTCAGCTTCGTCGTGGACGACATGGAGCAGGCCGTCTCGGCGGCCATGAGAGCGGGGGGCGAGAGGCCCCGGCCTTCCTCCACCTGGACTCCGGAGGGCTTTTCCCGGGTCCTGCAGGACCCCGAAGGGAGGTTGTTCTCCCTCGCCCACCGGGAGACCTGA
- a CDS encoding SpoIIE family protein phosphatase: MGDGAGTSVQVVVERELAAALDRLDVGVFALDGQERIVWANAASLAILSCSAPEVVGRDLHALFHPDGRQVPAPRAYGDGVGTPSAPTGDRTCLVRGDGSPLPVRWFPLPLRPEGECGVRLCAFDADDGGSGNRPAGESVSTRVLSERDRLALLADTTAQLIDNIDVDEALRRVVKLMLPRLGDWAVIDLITETDEVNRSLVVHAHADGLKARQDLQGPMPPVPASSPMPLSKALRGVASTLAGPRTYDVPPDSAVAVEQRKLFAATGIETAAIAPVKGPSEVLGAITLGRTAGEDPFTSADLGLLEDIGRRIGLALENARHYQRQRQVAATMQRYLLPQLPRLAGVEMTARYLPAPDASHVGGDWYDAFALPDGDTALVIGDVVGHDLEAAAGMAQLRNMLRAYTWAQDDPPNRTVERLDRAMGHITDVSMATLVLARLTTGTAGRQSLRWTNAGHPPPLLLDSVGGARFLDEGRGILLGASTGPPRPEGLVDLLPGSTLLFYTDGLIESRRHPLDTGLKRLREEAAELNHRQLDDFVDQLLVRSRPADNDDDVALLAIRIPGAR; this comes from the coding sequence GTGGGCGACGGGGCAGGCACATCGGTCCAGGTGGTCGTTGAGCGCGAGCTGGCCGCTGCGCTGGACCGCTTGGACGTCGGCGTGTTCGCGCTCGACGGCCAGGAGCGGATCGTCTGGGCCAACGCGGCGTCCTTGGCCATCCTCTCGTGTTCTGCCCCGGAGGTCGTCGGCCGGGACCTCCACGCGCTGTTTCACCCCGACGGCCGGCAGGTGCCGGCGCCGCGGGCGTACGGCGACGGCGTGGGGACGCCGTCCGCCCCTACCGGGGACCGGACGTGCCTGGTGCGGGGCGACGGGTCGCCCCTGCCGGTGCGGTGGTTTCCCCTGCCTCTCCGGCCCGAGGGCGAATGCGGTGTGCGCCTGTGCGCCTTCGATGCCGATGACGGCGGGTCGGGGAACCGCCCTGCCGGAGAGTCCGTTTCCACGCGCGTCCTGTCGGAGCGGGATCGACTGGCTCTGCTGGCCGACACCACCGCCCAGCTGATCGACAACATCGACGTGGACGAAGCCTTGCGCAGAGTGGTGAAGCTGATGCTGCCACGGCTCGGCGACTGGGCGGTCATCGATCTGATCACGGAGACGGACGAGGTGAACCGGTCGCTCGTGGTCCACGCCCACGCGGACGGACTGAAGGCGCGCCAGGATCTCCAGGGGCCCATGCCACCCGTGCCCGCGTCGTCACCCATGCCGCTGTCCAAAGCCCTGCGCGGGGTGGCCTCCACCCTCGCCGGACCCAGGACCTACGACGTACCGCCCGACAGCGCGGTGGCGGTGGAGCAGCGGAAGCTGTTCGCCGCGACCGGCATCGAGACGGCGGCCATCGCCCCCGTCAAGGGGCCGAGCGAGGTCCTCGGCGCCATCACACTGGGGCGCACCGCGGGCGAGGACCCCTTCACCTCCGCCGACCTGGGGCTGCTGGAGGACATCGGCCGGCGCATCGGCCTCGCCCTGGAGAACGCCCGCCACTACCAGCGCCAACGCCAGGTCGCCGCGACGATGCAGCGCTACCTCCTGCCCCAGCTGCCACGGCTGGCCGGGGTGGAGATGACGGCGCGCTACCTTCCGGCACCGGACGCCTCCCACGTCGGCGGCGACTGGTACGACGCCTTCGCGCTTCCCGACGGCGACACCGCTCTGGTCATCGGCGATGTCGTCGGTCACGACCTGGAAGCCGCTGCGGGTATGGCCCAGCTGCGCAACATGCTGCGCGCCTACACCTGGGCGCAGGACGATCCGCCGAACCGCACCGTCGAACGCCTGGACCGGGCCATGGGCCACATCACCGATGTTTCCATGGCCACCCTGGTCCTGGCCAGACTGACCACCGGCACCGCCGGGCGTCAGTCCCTGCGCTGGACCAACGCGGGCCACCCGCCTCCCTTGCTCCTCGACTCCGTCGGCGGGGCGCGGTTCCTCGACGAAGGCAGAGGGATTCTTCTCGGAGCCTCCACCGGCCCCCCACGGCCCGAGGGCCTTGTCGACCTGCTTCCGGGCTCGACGCTCCTCTTCTACACCGACGGCCTCATCGAATCCCGCCGCCACCCCCTTGACACCGGTCTGAAGAGGCTGCGCGAAGAGGCCGCCGAGCTGAACCATCGGCAACTGGACGACTTCGTGGACCAGTTGCTCGTGCGGTCACGCCCCGCCGACAACGACGACGACGTCGCCCTGCTCGCCATCCGCATTCCGGGGGCGCGCTGA
- a CDS encoding GNAT family N-acetyltransferase, protein MSTTYATMPFHLETERLILRPWAQSDAAAFCDLLAERGNGKPPQERIRTSIAEFLATTETTGIALLPIRRREEGDFIGYCGLIIGRTTLEEPEIAYELFRRAHGHGYATEAAGAVLEAAAATGRKRLWSTVGTWNTPSLRVLEKLGFRRDHVSTEESSEVAWLTRSLP, encoded by the coding sequence ATGTCCACCACGTACGCGACCATGCCGTTCCATCTGGAGACCGAGCGTCTGATACTCCGGCCGTGGGCCCAGTCCGACGCCGCCGCATTCTGCGACCTCCTCGCCGAACGGGGCAACGGGAAACCCCCTCAGGAGCGCATCCGTACGTCCATCGCGGAGTTTCTCGCCACGACGGAGACCACCGGGATCGCCCTGCTGCCCATCCGGCGCCGCGAGGAGGGCGACTTCATCGGCTACTGCGGACTGATCATCGGCCGCACCACCCTGGAGGAGCCCGAGATCGCGTACGAGCTGTTCCGGCGTGCGCACGGACACGGTTACGCCACCGAGGCGGCCGGCGCCGTACTCGAAGCCGCCGCGGCGACCGGGCGCAAGCGGCTCTGGTCGACCGTCGGCACGTGGAACACCCCCTCGCTCCGGGTACTGGAGAAGCTCGGATTCCGGCGGGATCACGTCTCCACGGAGGAGAGCAGTGAAGTGGCCTGGCTCACACGCTCGTTGCCGTGA
- a CDS encoding phosphocholine-specific phospholipase C — protein sequence MADMNRRRFFQIAGATAGFAALSGSIDRAAAIPAHRASGTIKDVEHIVVLMQENRSFDHYFGALKGVRGFGDPRPVTLPSGKSVWHQADAAGKETLPFHPTADDLGMQFLQGLNHDWAGGHQAYNDGRYDRWIPAKTPTTMAYLTRDDIPFHYALADRFTVCDAYHCSFIGATDPNRYYLWSGHTGNDGTGGGPVLGNEERGYGWTTYPERLEEAGISWKIYQDIGDGLDGPGGWGWIDDAYRGNYGDNSLLYFDKYRNAQPGNPLYDKARTGTNAAAGDDYFDGIAADVKNGKLPQISWVAAPEAFTEHSNFPSNYGAWYIARLLDALTSDPEVWSRTALFITYDENDGFFDHVVPPYPPTSANQGLSTADTSTEVYAGGSSYGPGVYGLGPRVPMLVVSPWSTGGYVCSETFDHTSVLRFMEQRFGVREPNISPWRRAVCGDLTSAFDFASTGPAPGDLPDTTAYEPPDRERHLDYRPTPPAVGSMPKQEPGSRPTRPLPYAPYADGAVDTGTGKIALTFSPGAAAGAQFYVTSGNRTDAPWTYTAEAGRTISDAWNSAYSGGTHDLTVHGPGGFLRTFRSRGSTAGPEVTARHNDGSGNLDLTLTNPGDTEARLTVANAAAYGGAEQTVTVRPGATVSRTVDLRAGKRWYDVSVTAEGDPVFLRRFAGHVETGAAGVSDPATVTD from the coding sequence ATGGCAGATATGAATCGGCGCCGCTTCTTCCAGATAGCCGGTGCGACGGCGGGATTCGCCGCCTTGTCGGGCAGCATCGACCGCGCTGCCGCCATCCCCGCCCACCGTGCCTCCGGGACGATCAAGGATGTCGAGCACATCGTCGTCCTGATGCAGGAGAACCGTTCCTTCGACCACTACTTCGGCGCGCTGAAAGGCGTCCGGGGGTTCGGCGACCCGCGGCCCGTGACGCTGCCGAGCGGGAAGTCCGTCTGGCATCAGGCCGATGCGGCGGGCAAGGAGACCCTGCCGTTCCACCCGACCGCCGACGACCTGGGGATGCAGTTCCTCCAGGGCCTCAACCACGACTGGGCGGGCGGCCACCAGGCGTACAACGACGGCCGTTACGACCGTTGGATCCCCGCCAAGACGCCGACGACGATGGCCTACCTGACCCGGGACGACATCCCCTTCCACTACGCGCTCGCCGACCGCTTCACCGTCTGCGACGCCTACCACTGCTCGTTCATCGGGGCCACCGACCCCAACCGCTACTACCTCTGGTCCGGTCACACCGGCAACGACGGCACCGGCGGCGGGCCGGTCCTCGGCAACGAGGAGCGGGGGTACGGCTGGACCACGTATCCCGAGAGGCTGGAGGAGGCCGGGATCTCCTGGAAGATCTACCAGGACATCGGCGACGGCCTCGACGGCCCCGGCGGCTGGGGCTGGATCGACGACGCCTACCGGGGCAACTACGGCGACAACTCGCTGCTGTACTTCGACAAGTACCGCAACGCCCAGCCCGGCAACCCGCTGTACGACAAGGCGCGTACCGGCACGAACGCGGCCGCCGGCGACGACTACTTCGACGGGATCGCGGCCGACGTCAAGAACGGGAAACTGCCGCAGATCTCCTGGGTCGCCGCGCCGGAGGCATTCACCGAGCACTCCAACTTCCCCTCGAACTACGGCGCCTGGTACATCGCCCGCCTGCTGGACGCGCTGACGTCCGATCCCGAGGTGTGGAGCCGTACCGCCCTGTTCATCACCTACGACGAGAACGACGGCTTCTTCGACCACGTCGTACCGCCCTACCCGCCGACCTCGGCGAACCAGGGACTCTCCACGGCCGACACCTCCACCGAGGTGTACGCGGGCGGCTCCTCGTACGGCCCCGGCGTCTACGGGCTCGGCCCACGCGTCCCGATGCTGGTCGTCTCGCCCTGGAGCACCGGCGGTTACGTCTGCTCCGAGACCTTCGACCACACCTCGGTGCTCCGCTTCATGGAGCAGCGCTTCGGGGTGCGCGAGCCCAACATCTCACCGTGGCGGCGTGCCGTCTGCGGCGACCTGACCTCGGCCTTCGACTTCGCGTCCACCGGTCCCGCCCCCGGAGACCTGCCCGACACCACCGCCTACGAGCCGCCGGACCGCGAACGGCACCTGGACTACCGGCCCACCCCGCCCGCCGTCGGCTCGATGCCGAAGCAGGAGCCGGGCAGCCGCCCCACCCGGCCGCTTCCGTACGCCCCGTACGCCGACGGGGCCGTCGACACGGGCACCGGGAAGATCGCGCTCACCTTCAGCCCGGGGGCGGCGGCCGGCGCGCAGTTCTACGTCACCTCCGGCAACCGCACCGACGCCCCGTGGACGTACACCGCCGAGGCGGGCAGGACGATCTCGGACGCCTGGAACTCCGCGTACTCCGGCGGTACTCACGACCTCACCGTCCACGGCCCGGGCGGCTTCCTCCGTACGTTCAGAAGCCGGGGTTCGACCGCCGGCCCCGAGGTCACCGCACGGCACAACGACGGGAGCGGCAACCTCGACCTGACCCTCACCAACCCCGGCGACACCGAGGCCCGGCTCACGGTCGCCAACGCCGCCGCCTACGGGGGAGCGGAGCAGACGGTCACCGTCCGGCCCGGCGCCACGGTGTCGCGCACGGTCGACCTGCGGGCCGGCAAGCGCTGGTACGACGTGTCCGTCACGGCCGAGGGCGACCCCGTCTTCCTGCGCCGCTTCGCCGGTCATGTCGAGACGGGGGCCGCCGGGGTCAGCGACCCCGCCACGGTCACCGACTGA